A region from the Halobacillus mangrovi genome encodes:
- the pgeF gene encoding peptidoglycan editing factor PgeF: MVEPFKHETLRQLNCFREHNNLIAGITTRQGGHSQKPFDTLNMGLHVPDHKETVLDNRGELANEVGIPLEQWTIGEQIHDTKIKTVTKGDCGKGAFSHTSALAGVDGLITNQPNVLLAAFYADCVPLFFCDPTNGWIGVAHAGWKGTVKGMASHMVRELVTQGCNLETIQMTIGPCISSRNYEVDQRVKDEIPEAHQNETVMEIGNNKYLLDLKKLNEKVAIEAGVQSSNVFASEYCTYEEDALFYSHRRDQGKTGRMLGFIGWKS, encoded by the coding sequence ATGGTCGAACCCTTCAAACACGAGACATTACGACAATTGAATTGCTTTCGTGAACATAATAATCTGATAGCCGGTATTACAACTCGTCAAGGTGGTCATAGCCAGAAACCTTTTGACACACTGAATATGGGACTCCATGTCCCTGATCACAAAGAAACCGTGTTGGATAATAGGGGAGAACTGGCAAATGAAGTCGGTATCCCTTTAGAACAGTGGACGATCGGTGAACAAATCCATGATACGAAGATTAAGACAGTAACAAAAGGGGATTGTGGAAAAGGAGCATTTTCTCACACGTCCGCATTGGCTGGAGTCGATGGCTTAATTACGAATCAGCCGAACGTACTTCTGGCAGCCTTCTATGCGGATTGTGTACCATTATTTTTTTGTGACCCGACTAATGGATGGATCGGAGTCGCGCATGCAGGCTGGAAAGGGACTGTCAAAGGCATGGCTTCTCACATGGTCAGGGAACTAGTTACACAAGGCTGTAACTTAGAAACCATACAGATGACGATTGGCCCTTGCATAAGCTCAAGAAACTATGAGGTTGATCAACGTGTCAAGGACGAAATCCCCGAGGCACATCAAAACGAGACTGTAATGGAAATAGGGAATAATAAATATTTGTTGGATTTAAAAAAACTGAACGAGAAAGTTGCCATTGAAGCTGGAGTGCAGTCATCCAACGTGTTTGCCTCAGAATATTGTACATACGAGGAAGATGCTTTATTTTATTCCCATCGACGCGACCAGGGAAAAACCGGGCGGATGCTTGGTTTTATTGGTTGGAAGAGTTGA
- a CDS encoding YlmC/YmxH family sporulation protein: MKITELQMKDVIAMETGERLGYISDLDIDTQRGRLQGLVLTLKGKAMGLFGKEEELVIPWDQIVNIGADVILVKKSGYSGYSKSQKSESD, from the coding sequence ATGAAAATTACTGAATTACAAATGAAAGATGTCATTGCAATGGAAACAGGAGAACGCTTAGGTTATATTAGTGATTTAGATATTGATACCCAGCGCGGACGGCTTCAAGGGTTAGTTTTAACACTAAAGGGAAAAGCAATGGGGCTGTTTGGAAAAGAAGAGGAGCTCGTCATTCCATGGGATCAGATTGTGAATATTGGTGCTGATGTCATTCTGGTCAAAAAATCAGGGTACAGTGGATATTCTAAAAGCCAAAAGTCAGAATCCGACTAA
- the sigG gene encoding RNA polymerase sporulation sigma factor SigG, with protein sequence MTRHKVEICGVDTSKLPVLTNKEMRALFVRLQSGEIEAREQLVNGNLRLVLSVIQRFNNRGEYGDDLFQVGCIGLMKSIDNFDLSHNVKFSTYAVPMIIGEIRRYLRDNNPIRVSRSLRDTAYKALQMREKIISETSKDPAPHEIAEKMGVPHEDVVFAMDAIQDPVSLFEPIYNDGGDPIFVVDQLKDDRENDATWLDELSLREGMKKLNDREKMILTKRFFQGKTQMEVAEEIGISQAQVSRLEKAAIKEMNSSMFQ encoded by the coding sequence TTGACACGACATAAAGTAGAAATATGCGGTGTAGATACATCTAAACTTCCTGTACTAACCAATAAAGAGATGAGGGCCCTGTTTGTACGTCTGCAAAGCGGAGAAATCGAAGCTCGTGAACAATTGGTCAATGGAAATCTTCGCTTAGTCTTGTCCGTCATTCAGCGCTTTAACAATCGTGGGGAGTATGGTGATGATCTTTTTCAAGTCGGATGTATCGGATTGATGAAATCCATTGATAATTTCGATTTAAGTCACAACGTGAAGTTTTCTACTTACGCTGTACCGATGATCATCGGTGAGATTCGCAGGTATTTGAGAGACAATAACCCGATACGTGTTTCTAGATCCTTAAGAGATACGGCATACAAAGCCTTGCAAATGAGAGAAAAAATCATTAGTGAAACGAGTAAAGATCCAGCTCCACATGAAATCGCTGAGAAGATGGGCGTTCCACATGAAGATGTCGTCTTTGCGATGGACGCTATTCAAGATCCCGTTTCGTTGTTCGAGCCGATTTATAACGATGGTGGAGACCCAATCTTTGTTGTCGATCAATTGAAAGACGATCGGGAAAATGATGCCACATGGCTTGATGAGCTTTCATTGCGGGAAGGTATGAAGAAGTTAAATGATCGTGAAAAAATGATTTTGACAAAACGCTTTTTTCAAGGAAAAACACAAATGGAGGTTGCCGAAGAGATCGGTATCTCACAAGCTCAGGTATCACGCTTAGAAAAAGCCGCCATTAAAGAAATGAATTCATCTATGTTCCAATAA
- the sigE gene encoding RNA polymerase sporulation sigma factor SigE, whose product MVKWFFKARLWFYRILIKLGIKQDEIYYIGGSEALPPPLSREEEKELLELLPKGDKAARAMLIERNLRLVVYIARKFENTGLNIEDLISIGTIGLIKAVNTFDPEKKIKLATYASRCIENEILMHLRKSNKLKTEVSFDEPLNVDWDGNELLLSDILGTEEDLITKGIEKKIDKKLLKTALEQLNDREKQIMELRFGLIGKKEKTQKDVADMMGISQSYISRLEKKIIRRLQREFDKMV is encoded by the coding sequence ATGGTAAAGTGGTTCTTCAAAGCACGGCTATGGTTTTATCGTATTCTCATCAAGTTAGGCATTAAGCAGGATGAAATCTACTATATTGGTGGGAGTGAAGCCTTACCGCCTCCACTATCAAGAGAAGAAGAAAAAGAGTTATTAGAACTTCTTCCTAAAGGTGACAAAGCAGCAAGAGCAATGCTGATTGAGAGGAACCTTCGTCTAGTCGTTTATATCGCACGAAAGTTTGAAAACACAGGGTTAAATATCGAGGATTTAATTAGCATTGGGACTATCGGATTAATCAAAGCGGTAAACACGTTCGATCCCGAGAAGAAAATCAAGCTTGCTACTTATGCTTCTCGTTGTATTGAAAACGAAATTCTTATGCACCTTAGAAAAAGTAACAAGCTTAAAACCGAAGTTTCATTTGATGAACCATTGAATGTCGATTGGGACGGAAACGAGCTTTTGCTATCTGATATCCTAGGTACAGAAGAGGATTTAATCACGAAGGGTATCGAGAAAAAAATTGATAAAAAGTTACTCAAAACTGCATTGGAGCAGCTTAATGATCGTGAGAAACAGATTATGGAACTTCGTTTTGGATTAATCGGTAAGAAAGAAAAAACACAAAAGGATGTGGCGGATATGATGGGCATTTCACAGTCCTACATATCACGTCTAGAAAAGAAAATTATACGCAGGCTACAAAGGGAATTTGATAAGATGGTATAA
- the spoIIGA gene encoding sigma-E processing peptidase SpoIIGA, whose product MYLDAVWLLNFLMDAMILFLTQGVTRAKSKKSRVFLAALVASVIVPISIFMPDSWLMSSLGKVFYSFFIVWAAYSFSSLRAFFFQWVTFYFITFAIGGSMLGVHFFLATEISIQGGSVVTFTGGYGDPVSWIFVLIGFPCSFIFTKWRLEQVSVHRMKLENIYDVSVRWSGKKAVCKGLVDSGNQLIDPVSRKMVFLADPSVLKQLMDQKELDLLQVDHVVTSMEELPDEIQKAVRLVPYSAAGIKGQLLVTLLVDSITIETPEGHLEIKQALLGVQQQDLTHDRLYQLLIHPHVMVKGKSA is encoded by the coding sequence ATTTATCTCGATGCCGTGTGGCTGCTCAATTTCTTGATGGATGCCATGATACTTTTTTTAACACAGGGAGTAACACGAGCAAAGTCAAAAAAGAGTCGGGTATTTTTAGCTGCTTTGGTAGCCTCAGTCATTGTGCCAATATCGATATTTATGCCAGATTCGTGGTTGATGAGTAGTTTAGGGAAGGTCTTTTATTCATTTTTCATCGTTTGGGCAGCCTATTCTTTTTCCTCTCTCCGGGCCTTTTTTTTTCAATGGGTTACTTTTTATTTTATTACCTTTGCGATTGGTGGAAGTATGCTTGGGGTTCACTTTTTTTTAGCAACAGAGATCAGCATCCAAGGCGGATCAGTCGTTACATTCACAGGTGGGTATGGTGACCCGGTCAGTTGGATATTCGTTCTAATTGGGTTTCCTTGTTCGTTCATATTTACAAAATGGCGGCTGGAGCAAGTCAGTGTTCATCGGATGAAACTTGAAAACATTTATGATGTGAGTGTTCGCTGGAGTGGTAAGAAGGCTGTCTGCAAAGGACTCGTTGATAGTGGAAACCAGTTGATTGATCCAGTGAGCAGAAAGATGGTGTTTTTAGCAGATCCGAGTGTTCTGAAACAACTAATGGATCAAAAGGAGCTTGATCTACTTCAAGTCGATCACGTCGTGACTTCAATGGAAGAATTGCCGGATGAGATTCAAAAAGCGGTAAGACTAGTGCCATATTCAGCAGCAGGAATAAAAGGTCAGCTCCTTGTGACACTGTTAGTTGATTCCATCACGATTGAAACTCCAGAGGGACATTTGGAAATTAAACAAGCTCTACTGGGAGTTCAGCAGCAGGATTTGACACATGATCGTCTTTATCAATTGTTAATCCATCCACATGTCATGGTCAAAGGAAAATCAGCGTAA
- the ftsZ gene encoding cell division protein FtsZ, with product MLDFDTSMDQLATIKVIGVGGGGSNAVNRMIEHGVQGVEFIAVNTDAQALNLSKAEVKMQIGGKLTRGLGAGANPEVGRKAAEESKEQLEEALQGADMVFVTAGMGGGTGTGAAPVIAQVAKELGALTVGVVTRPFTFEGRKRSTQAAGGIEGLKGAVDTLIVIPNDRLLEIVDKNTPMLEAFREADNVLRQGVQGISDLIAVPGLINVDFADVKTIMVDKGSALMGIGIATGESRAAEAAKKAISSPLLETSIDGAHGVLMNISGGTNLSLYEVQEAADIVTSAADQEVNVIFGSVINENLKDEIVVTVIATGFDEAQIAQGQQKKRPQPQQQPKPNTVERSVREEQPRRESPQPQQQKMPNQEEDTLDIPTFLRNRNRRR from the coding sequence ATGTTAGATTTTGATACAAGCATGGACCAATTGGCAACCATTAAAGTAATCGGAGTAGGCGGTGGCGGTAGTAACGCCGTAAACCGCATGATTGAACATGGGGTGCAAGGTGTTGAATTTATTGCAGTCAACACAGACGCCCAGGCATTAAACCTTTCTAAAGCAGAGGTCAAAATGCAAATTGGAGGAAAACTAACTCGTGGTTTAGGAGCGGGTGCAAACCCCGAAGTAGGACGCAAGGCCGCTGAAGAGAGTAAAGAACAGCTCGAAGAGGCATTGCAAGGCGCAGACATGGTATTTGTTACTGCTGGTATGGGTGGAGGAACCGGTACTGGTGCAGCCCCTGTCATCGCTCAAGTAGCTAAAGAGCTGGGTGCTCTTACTGTAGGTGTCGTTACACGACCATTTACGTTTGAAGGCCGTAAACGTTCAACACAAGCAGCAGGCGGAATTGAAGGCCTTAAAGGCGCAGTCGATACATTGATCGTCATTCCTAATGATCGACTGCTAGAGATTGTTGATAAAAATACACCGATGCTTGAAGCATTCCGTGAAGCGGACAACGTGCTTCGCCAGGGTGTACAAGGTATTTCAGACTTAATTGCTGTACCTGGGCTAATTAACGTAGACTTTGCAGACGTGAAAACAATCATGGTAGACAAGGGCTCCGCATTAATGGGAATCGGTATCGCAACTGGGGAAAGCCGTGCAGCAGAAGCTGCGAAGAAAGCAATTTCCTCACCTCTTCTTGAAACATCCATTGATGGAGCACATGGTGTTCTTATGAATATCAGTGGAGGCACAAACTTAAGCTTGTATGAAGTTCAGGAAGCGGCAGATATCGTAACATCTGCAGCAGACCAGGAAGTAAACGTAATCTTCGGTTCTGTCATTAATGAGAATTTGAAAGACGAAATCGTTGTAACCGTTATTGCCACAGGATTTGATGAAGCTCAGATTGCTCAGGGACAACAGAAGAAGCGTCCACAGCCTCAACAGCAGCCTAAACCAAATACAGTTGAACGTTCAGTGAGAGAAGAACAGCCGCGTCGTGAATCTCCTCAACCTCAACAACAAAAAATGCCGAATCAAGAAGAAGATACACTTGATATTCCGACATTCTTAAGAAACCGGAACCGTCGTCGTTAA
- the ftsA gene encoding cell division protein FtsA, with the protein MNQNEILVSLDIGTSRIKVIIGEIMNETLNIIGVGSAKSNGMKKGAIVDIDQTVHSIRTAVEQAERMVDMKIDRVVVGVNGNHIQLQPCHGVVAVSSESREIGNEDIRRVIDAAQVVSVPPEREIIDVIPRQFIVDGQDEITDPRGMIGVRLEMEGMIITCAKTVLHNTLKCVERAGLEVLDVCLQPLASGTVSLSEDEKNLGVALVDVGGGSTTVSVFEEGHLKGTSLIPFGGDNLTKDLSIGLRTSTEEAEQVKLEHGHAFFDDANEDESFSVTIIGSNREQAFNQLQISDMIEARMEEIFVFAAQEIQRMGVRELPGGFVLTGGTMNMPGVLELAQDVFHSNVRLAIPDYIGVREPQFTSGVGILQFAYRNAKIQGKEIFPSVTAEFEQPAPKKQKRAATKQQKEEKEKPEKKKESGLSNLLKYFFD; encoded by the coding sequence GTGAATCAAAATGAAATCCTAGTTAGTTTAGATATAGGAACAAGTAGAATCAAAGTGATTATTGGAGAGATTATGAACGAAACGCTAAATATTATTGGCGTTGGATCAGCAAAATCAAATGGCATGAAGAAAGGAGCCATTGTTGATATCGATCAAACGGTCCATTCGATTCGTACTGCTGTGGAGCAAGCAGAGCGAATGGTGGATATGAAAATAGACCGAGTTGTCGTAGGAGTCAACGGAAATCATATTCAGTTGCAGCCTTGTCATGGAGTCGTTGCTGTTTCTAGTGAAAGCAGAGAAATTGGTAATGAAGACATTAGACGCGTGATTGATGCTGCACAAGTAGTTTCAGTTCCTCCAGAACGGGAAATTATAGATGTCATTCCTCGACAGTTCATTGTTGATGGACAAGACGAAATCACAGATCCCCGTGGGATGATTGGTGTGCGGTTAGAGATGGAAGGTATGATCATTACATGCGCAAAAACCGTCTTACATAACACCTTAAAATGCGTGGAAAGAGCAGGTCTTGAAGTGTTGGATGTATGTTTACAGCCACTCGCTTCAGGAACCGTTTCCTTATCAGAAGACGAAAAGAACCTGGGCGTTGCGCTTGTAGATGTTGGCGGAGGATCCACGACAGTCTCTGTTTTTGAAGAAGGACATCTGAAAGGGACTAGTCTGATTCCATTTGGTGGAGATAATCTTACAAAAGACCTGTCCATAGGGTTGAGGACTTCAACCGAGGAAGCAGAACAAGTGAAGCTTGAACATGGACACGCCTTTTTCGATGATGCCAACGAAGATGAAAGTTTTTCTGTCACAATTATAGGAAGTAATCGAGAACAAGCATTCAATCAATTGCAAATCTCTGATATGATTGAAGCTAGAATGGAAGAAATTTTTGTGTTTGCTGCTCAGGAAATTCAGCGCATGGGAGTCCGGGAATTACCGGGTGGTTTTGTGCTGACGGGCGGTACTATGAATATGCCAGGAGTCCTTGAACTGGCGCAGGATGTATTCCATTCTAATGTAAGACTCGCAATTCCAGATTATATCGGAGTGCGCGAACCACAATTCACAAGTGGTGTAGGCATCTTGCAATTCGCTTATCGTAATGCGAAAATACAAGGAAAAGAGATTTTTCCATCGGTAACCGCTGAATTTGAACAACCCGCACCTAAAAAGCAAAAACGTGCAGCAACAAAACAGCAGAAAGAAGAAAAAGAAAAACCAGAGAAGAAAAAAGAGTCAGGCTTATCCAATCTATTAAAATATTTCTTTGATTAA
- a CDS encoding small basic family protein, with protein sequence MWLPVLFLIIGISLGLLTNIQIPDAYTDYLSIAVLAAFDTLLGGIRAHLEEKFDDTVFITGFFFNVSLAAFLAFLGVQLGVDLYLAAVFAFGIRLFQNLAIIRRQIIDQKLLVKFIKK encoded by the coding sequence ATGTGGCTTCCGGTGTTGTTTTTAATAATAGGTATATCTCTTGGCTTACTAACGAATATTCAAATTCCTGATGCTTACACAGATTATCTTTCGATCGCCGTCTTAGCTGCTTTTGATACGCTTCTAGGAGGGATAAGAGCCCACTTGGAAGAGAAATTTGATGATACTGTTTTTATAACAGGCTTTTTCTTTAATGTTTCTCTCGCCGCATTTCTTGCATTCCTTGGGGTTCAACTAGGAGTGGATTTATACTTAGCTGCGGTGTTTGCATTCGGTATCCGTTTATTTCAAAATCTAGCGATTATCCGCCGCCAGATTATTGACCAAAAATTACTAGTTAAATTTATAAAAAAATGA
- a CDS encoding DUF881 domain-containing protein — translation MNRQSMWMVSLVCLFVGFMVAVQFQTTAKPEVRDTRDEWEVREALKEQQDIQQELLKKLSAVDKTIQSYEQKSSEDQIEILKNSIEKLEEKVGLTEKRGNGVEITISPIFLENFSGEQEYPSLSPQMLSRLINELNAFGATDIAVGNERITSLSPIRNVNGSTYVNNRPLLPLPVSIQVLADNAEKLKDYINTSPSKDIFSIENLDLTAEIKEGITLPKYDDPLHLEKLEEIGE, via the coding sequence ATGAATAGACAATCTATGTGGATGGTTTCCCTCGTGTGCTTGTTTGTCGGATTTATGGTTGCTGTACAATTTCAAACGACGGCTAAACCTGAAGTCCGTGATACCAGAGATGAATGGGAAGTAAGAGAGGCCCTTAAAGAACAGCAGGATATTCAACAAGAGCTTTTAAAGAAACTATCAGCCGTTGATAAGACAATCCAGAGTTATGAGCAAAAATCATCAGAAGATCAAATTGAGATATTGAAAAATTCAATTGAGAAGCTAGAAGAGAAGGTAGGTCTTACTGAGAAAAGAGGGAATGGGGTAGAAATCACAATCTCACCGATCTTCCTTGAAAATTTTTCAGGAGAACAAGAATATCCTTCTCTCAGTCCACAGATGTTAAGCAGACTTATTAATGAATTGAATGCATTTGGAGCGACAGACATAGCTGTTGGAAACGAGCGGATTACGAGTTTGTCTCCTATACGCAATGTCAATGGTTCCACTTACGTAAACAATCGTCCTTTACTCCCGTTACCTGTCAGCATCCAAGTACTGGCGGATAATGCTGAGAAGCTAAAAGATTATATCAATACCAGCCCATCCAAAGATATTTTCAGCATCGAGAATTTGGATCTGACTGCTGAAATAAAGGAGGGTATCACGTTACCCAAATATGATGATCCATTACATTTAGAAAAATTAGAAGAAATTGGTGAATGA
- a CDS encoding DUF881 domain-containing protein — protein MRIKGKPLILSLVLFTSGFLVAYNYQQTANIPQMVQLSDSQWEKDYFYKQQLLEMEEKNKELREELKVKRDKIQEYDSKLADSENVVADFVQRKNKLQMLAGELPLQGSGVEVTLKDAEYIPEEDQVNQYIVHESHIHMVINELLSAGAKAIAVNGQRIFSDSYISCTGPVITVDGIQHPAPFVITAIGDSDILYSSLDLTQGIIDYLLSDHVDVEMSKEAEIQMQAKLSAEG, from the coding sequence ATGAGAATCAAGGGTAAACCATTGATCCTTTCTCTCGTTTTATTTACCTCAGGATTTCTTGTAGCCTATAATTATCAACAAACGGCAAACATCCCTCAAATGGTGCAGTTAAGTGATTCACAATGGGAAAAAGATTATTTTTACAAACAACAGCTTTTAGAAATGGAAGAAAAGAATAAAGAACTGAGAGAAGAACTTAAAGTAAAGCGTGACAAAATACAGGAGTATGACAGCAAACTAGCAGACAGCGAGAATGTAGTGGCAGATTTTGTGCAACGGAAAAATAAACTCCAGATGCTTGCAGGTGAGCTCCCTTTACAAGGATCAGGTGTAGAAGTTACGTTAAAAGATGCCGAATACATCCCGGAAGAAGATCAGGTAAATCAATATATTGTACATGAAAGTCATATTCACATGGTCATCAATGAGTTGTTGAGTGCAGGTGCTAAAGCCATAGCGGTAAATGGTCAGCGTATTTTCAGTGATAGCTATATTTCTTGTACAGGACCTGTAATCACGGTAGATGGCATCCAGCATCCTGCTCCTTTCGTCATTACGGCAATTGGAGACTCAGATATTCTCTATTCAAGCTTAGACTTAACCCAAGGGATCATTGATTATCTTTTGAGTGATCATGTAGATGTTGAAATGTCCAAAGAAGCTGAAATACAAATGCAAGCGAAGCTATCCGCTGAAGGGTGA
- a CDS encoding cell division protein FtsQ/DivIB, producing the protein MEERKIVSIEDRIPKLKQTRKKKANRRLIVYLTILFLLIATVVYLQSPLSDVREVVVKGQQHVSEDEIKEISKITNDTNIWQVESDKIKKRLESHNEITFADVNRKFPSTVEIEVEEAERIGYVKENGEFRPILENGTELKSTSPLPGGDAPILAGFNKPTYLKEMSQELKELPDSVSSLISEIHWEPKEDNPYQIRLYMTDGYQVLASIRTFSSKMPAYPSIVSQLDEGLEGIIHIDVGAYFEEFTEAEQEQQESTEQAGEESVEQEDSQQESSQQEAVQQENNQSVEQGHTDSPDEESIQEESSDENQG; encoded by the coding sequence ATGGAAGAAAGAAAAATTGTTTCCATAGAAGATCGTATACCAAAACTTAAGCAAACAAGAAAAAAGAAGGCGAATCGTCGATTGATCGTTTATCTGACGATTTTATTTCTTTTGATTGCGACTGTCGTTTATTTACAATCCCCTCTTAGTGATGTAAGGGAGGTCGTTGTCAAAGGTCAACAGCATGTGAGTGAAGACGAGATTAAAGAAATCTCTAAGATCACTAATGATACGAATATTTGGCAAGTAGAAAGCGACAAAATTAAAAAACGTCTGGAATCACATAACGAAATCACTTTTGCAGATGTAAATCGAAAGTTTCCCAGTACGGTAGAAATTGAAGTGGAAGAGGCCGAACGAATCGGATATGTAAAAGAAAACGGTGAGTTCCGCCCTATATTGGAAAATGGTACAGAACTTAAATCCACTTCCCCTTTACCTGGAGGAGACGCTCCCATATTAGCTGGCTTTAATAAGCCCACGTATTTAAAAGAAATGTCACAGGAGTTAAAAGAGCTGCCAGATAGTGTTTCAAGTCTGATTTCTGAAATTCATTGGGAGCCAAAAGAGGACAACCCTTATCAAATTCGTTTGTATATGACAGATGGTTATCAAGTGCTTGCTTCGATACGTACCTTCTCAAGTAAGATGCCAGCGTATCCTTCCATCGTATCTCAGCTGGATGAAGGGCTTGAAGGTATTATCCATATTGATGTAGGTGCTTATTTTGAGGAATTTACCGAGGCGGAACAAGAACAACAAGAAAGTACTGAACAGGCTGGGGAAGAGAGTGTAGAGCAAGAGGATAGTCAACAAGAAAGCAGCCAGCAAGAAGCCGTCCAGCAAGAAAATAACCAAAGTGTTGAACAAGGTCATACGGACAGCCCTGATGAGGAAAGCATCCAAGAGGAGAGCTCCGATGAGAATCAAGGGTAA
- the spoVE gene encoding stage V sporulation protein E encodes MEEKQKKPDLWLNAAIIGILVIGIVMVYSSSSIWSEYKFDDPWFYAKRQILFATAGLIAMVTLSRIPYYFWYSHAKWILLICLVFLIAVLIPGVGMVRGGARSWIGVGMFSIQPSEFMKLGLILFLARFLSDRQKRMNSFQEGFLPGLALILVPFALIMLQPDLGTGVVMVGTCLVMMFTAGARISHFMWIAAAGMAGMVGLIASAPYRIKRITAFLHPWEDPLGAGFQIIQSLYAIGPGGLLGLGLGNSMQKFFYLPEPQTDFIFAVLAEELGFLGGFLVLALFFVLLWRGVRTSLNAPDLFGSLLALGIVGMISIQVMINVSVVTGLIPVTGITLPLVSYGGSSLTLTLASLGLLLSVSRFSNRE; translated from the coding sequence ATGGAAGAAAAACAAAAAAAGCCGGATTTATGGTTAAATGCCGCCATTATCGGTATATTGGTGATTGGGATTGTCATGGTTTACAGTTCATCAAGTATCTGGTCAGAGTATAAGTTTGATGATCCATGGTTTTATGCTAAGAGACAAATTCTCTTTGCCACAGCTGGGCTAATAGCGATGGTAACGTTATCACGAATCCCTTATTACTTCTGGTACTCTCATGCAAAGTGGATTCTTCTCATTTGTCTCGTTTTTTTGATTGCTGTATTGATTCCAGGAGTTGGGATGGTTCGTGGAGGAGCGAGAAGCTGGATCGGGGTAGGAATGTTCAGTATCCAGCCATCTGAATTCATGAAGCTAGGTCTGATTCTTTTCCTAGCACGCTTTTTATCGGACAGGCAAAAGCGGATGAACTCCTTCCAGGAAGGTTTCTTGCCTGGTCTCGCACTTATTCTAGTGCCGTTTGCCCTCATTATGCTGCAGCCCGATCTTGGTACAGGGGTCGTTATGGTTGGGACATGTCTTGTCATGATGTTTACAGCTGGTGCAAGAATCAGCCACTTTATGTGGATTGCAGCAGCAGGTATGGCCGGGATGGTTGGCTTAATTGCCTCCGCTCCCTATCGTATCAAAAGGATCACCGCTTTTTTACACCCGTGGGAAGACCCATTAGGGGCAGGCTTTCAAATTATACAATCTTTGTACGCAATTGGACCAGGTGGACTTTTAGGACTCGGCTTAGGGAATAGCATGCAAAAATTCTTTTATCTCCCAGAGCCCCAAACAGACTTTATCTTTGCTGTTCTAGCTGAAGAACTTGGATTCTTAGGAGGATTTCTTGTCTTGGCATTGTTTTTTGTTCTTCTCTGGAGAGGGGTACGTACAAGCCTCAACGCTCCTGATCTTTTCGGCTCGTTGCTAGCTCTAGGAATAGTAGGAATGATCTCCATCCAGGTGATGATCAATGTAAGTGTTGTCACAGGGTTGATTCCGGTGACAGGAATCACACTCCCTCTGGTTAGTTATGGCGGTTCTTCATTGACGCTGACATTGGCATCTTTAGGGTTACTGCTTAGCGTCAGCAGATTTTCTAATCGAGAATAG